The DNA sequence GACAGGGCTCGTTCATGCAACTGCGCACTAAGATTTATGTTCTCATCGGTGGTTTGTTTTTTTTCGCGTTTGTTGCAGCGCAATTTCTGGAAGAAATCATTACTTCAAGAAGTTTGGAGCTTCAAAGCAGTGAAATCCATCAGGAAATCATCAAAAATGAAGAGCTAAAACGGCTTGAAATTCAAAGCTACATTCAAAGTGAAATTGATGATTGCTTTGATCGCCTCTATGTCATTTTAAACCAAGTCAAACAAGCGCCGCTCTTATATCGCCATTTTCTCCCCTTACAAGATGGTCGGCTCAATCAGACATGGTTTGCTGCAGCCTCCTTACTGAATCAAAATAAATGGCTCGATTGGATTGAAAACAAAAGCGCATCGGGCATTGCCTCTCTGATTACGGTTGATCCACTCAAGCCAACCATTGGGGTGGAACTCGAAAAGAGTGAGAATTTTTCAGTAGTTGCGATTCAAAATGATCCATCCCCACCATCTATTTATCTCGCTATTCCCTACACACTTTCATTCATGCCCATGGATCAAGATAATGTGGGAGGTCGATTTTTCCTCTTTACACCTGAGCAAATCAGGCAGCTCGATATGGATGCTATGGTGAAAAAAACAGAGATGCAAAGTGTCCCCTATATGAAGCGTGGCCTTGAGGAGCTGATCAACCACTTGCGCCAAACCAAGCAAGCGCTGATAGCGGGCCGCCTTTTTAATGGCGAGAAGGGGGATCAAATACAAGATAAAGAATGCCAAACTTTATTGAGTCAAGATAAGCAATTTAACAATATCGATCGCTACATGCTCAGATATTTAGAGATTGCCATTGTGAGAGATATGGCGCTATTTTTGTCTACGAATTTACTCGGCGATGATCCGATGGAAGCCCTTTTCCCAAAGGGAATGGTGCAGATTCAGTCCAATGGATCCTGTGGCTATGCCGTTCTCAATCAAGACGTGTTCAGCGATTCAATGAGGAGCACGCTCACCCGCACCTCGATTTTTTTACATGGAGATGGACAAACCGAATTCCCAAAGACGGTTTCGAGTGATGGTGAAGGGAGGATATTTTTTGGCCGTACGATGAGGCTGGAATCAACACAAAATCCTGATTTGAACAGCTCATTATCCGTAGCAATTGATGCTCAGTCTTTAGTAAAGAATATTGCGCTGGCTACAGCGGCCGATATTTATTTCTGCTCTTCAAATCATGTGATTAAGGGGTTTAGTCGCCAGGGGATAGAATTGATTGGCCCCAAATTAAACCTTCCCTTTGACGAATTAAAGGGCAAAACAACAGGTTTTATTCCATTTGAAGGGGGTGATTATTTCTTTATGAAAATCACACCCTATTCTGAATTGGATATCGATTTTTATTTATTGACCCCTCAATACCGCGAATTTTCATTGGCAATGTCGATTCAAAAAAGTGCCAAAAACTTAATTCATAAAATTAGCCATCAAATGCAAGTGATTGCCTTTATTGCATTGATTCTCGTCTTTTTCTTTCTCAATAAAATTGCAAAGCACATGACGGATCCCATTTCTCATTTGGCCAATGCCTGCCGCGTATTAAGACATGGGCATTTGAGTGAAGTGCATCTTCCAACGCTCAAAGGGGACTCTAAAGATGAGGTGCATACGCTCTATCGTGTTTTTGATGAGATGATTGATGGACTAAAGGAAAAAGATAAGGTGCAGGGGGTTCTTAATAAAGTTGTCTCTCCTGAAATTGCCAAAGAGATTTTAACGGGGACCATTCATCTCGGGGGAGAAGAGAAGAATGTCACCGTCATGTTTGCCGATATTCGCAATTTTACTAAGATGTCCGAGAATATGGAGCCTCATGATGTGATTAATATGCTGAACACGTGCATGACCAAGATTTCACATGCGATTGATCAACACAGTGGGGTGATTGACAAATTTGTCGGCGATGAAGTGATGGCTCTATTTGGAGCTCCAATCAATGATGAAGAAGGGGCAAAAAAAGCGGTTATTTGTGCTTTTGAAATTTTAAAGGTTCTCGATGAGTGGAATGCAGAGCGCAAAAATCAAAATCTTGTTCCGGTCGAAATGGGGATTGGCATCCACACGGGGCTGGTCGTCGCAGGAAACATGGGGGCGGAAAATCGCCTTAATTATACCGTTCTCGGCGCCAATGTCAATTTAGCGGCGCGTCTTTGCTCCGCAGCTAAACCACACGAAATTTTAATCTCACGCGGCACGCTTGAGAGTCCGGGCGTTAAACAGAGCTTTGAAACACAAGCTCTAGAAAAAATGTCGTTAAAAGGGTTTTCCGAACCCGTTGAAGTCTTTCTCATCACTCATGCTCAATCTTAGTATGCCATTGCATGAAAATCACCCCATTTTGCTATAAATCGCTATAAAATCTTAATGAAATATTAAAAATAGTGGATTTATCGTCGGAAATGGTATGATATCGACTCATCATTGAAGATGATTCGGCCCGAATGAGTGAAGAATACGGGTTAGTGGTGGAAGGATATTAGGCGATGCTACTCAAAACTAAGTTTTTTGTTGTGACAACGATATGCTATTTTTTAGCGCTGATCATTTTATTGCTCGCTTCGCTCGAGAGTTATTATTCGTTGCAGGGAGCCGTTCGATATGCTTTTCTCAATATTGAACTGATTTGCTTTCTCTTAATTACCCTCTTTTTTATCGCTATTAATGTCATTTGCTATTTGCTATTGCAAACGCCTTCAAAAGAGGAAAAAGGGGACGATTCTAATGTCTTGCTGATCGATCATCAAAGATTATTCCATATTCTCAATGTCTTTGATGAGGCAATTATAGTCTTTGACTTTGATGGCAACATCGTCATATGGAATAAAATGGCT is a window from the Simkaniaceae bacterium genome containing:
- a CDS encoding adenylate/guanylate cyclase domain-containing protein, giving the protein MQLRTKIYVLIGGLFFFAFVAAQFLEEIITSRSLELQSSEIHQEIIKNEELKRLEIQSYIQSEIDDCFDRLYVILNQVKQAPLLYRHFLPLQDGRLNQTWFAAASLLNQNKWLDWIENKSASGIASLITVDPLKPTIGVELEKSENFSVVAIQNDPSPPSIYLAIPYTLSFMPMDQDNVGGRFFLFTPEQIRQLDMDAMVKKTEMQSVPYMKRGLEELINHLRQTKQALIAGRLFNGEKGDQIQDKECQTLLSQDKQFNNIDRYMLRYLEIAIVRDMALFLSTNLLGDDPMEALFPKGMVQIQSNGSCGYAVLNQDVFSDSMRSTLTRTSIFLHGDGQTEFPKTVSSDGEGRIFFGRTMRLESTQNPDLNSSLSVAIDAQSLVKNIALATAADIYFCSSNHVIKGFSRQGIELIGPKLNLPFDELKGKTTGFIPFEGGDYFFMKITPYSELDIDFYLLTPQYREFSLAMSIQKSAKNLIHKISHQMQVIAFIALILVFFFLNKIAKHMTDPISHLANACRVLRHGHLSEVHLPTLKGDSKDEVHTLYRVFDEMIDGLKEKDKVQGVLNKVVSPEIAKEILTGTIHLGGEEKNVTVMFADIRNFTKMSENMEPHDVINMLNTCMTKISHAIDQHSGVIDKFVGDEVMALFGAPINDEEGAKKAVICAFEILKVLDEWNAERKNQNLVPVEMGIGIHTGLVVAGNMGAENRLNYTVLGANVNLAARLCSAAKPHEILISRGTLESPGVKQSFETQALEKMSLKGFSEPVEVFLITHAQS